The Myxococcales bacterium genome includes a region encoding these proteins:
- the glmM gene encoding phosphoglucosamine mutase has product MASNPTTRHLFGTDGIRGKANQHPMTAEVALRLGMAVAHRFRQKDRKGRIVIGKDTRLSGYMLESALEAGIVAAGADAMLVGPLPTPGIAFITSSMRADAGVVISASHNPYQDNGIKLFAADGFKLPDEVEAELERAMTAIEDGDESFAAGADELGKATRIDDAEGRYIQSLKHAFPRDRTLDGVRVVVDCANGAAYQVAPRVFDELGADVIELGASPDGRNINERCGALFPENAAAEVKRTRAEVGVALDGDADRVILIDERGQVVDGDQILAILGQHLKKQGRLPGNTVVATVMSNLGLERALASHGIELLRTAVGDRYVVEAMRAGGFMLGGEQSGHVLSLEHATTGDGTMAALLVMAVMTETGKPLSELARAMTRFPQVLVNFRVPQKIPLEELPEVQRVICEVETELGQNGRVVVRYSGTESKARVMIEGSDEGHIAARAEDIAKAMQKALAL; this is encoded by the coding sequence ATGGCGAGCAATCCGACCACACGACACCTTTTCGGCACCGACGGCATCAGAGGCAAGGCGAATCAACACCCCATGACGGCGGAGGTGGCGCTGCGGCTCGGCATGGCCGTGGCGCACCGCTTCAGGCAAAAGGACCGGAAGGGGCGCATCGTCATTGGGAAAGACACACGGCTGTCCGGCTACATGCTGGAGAGCGCGCTCGAGGCCGGGATCGTGGCCGCGGGGGCGGACGCCATGCTGGTGGGCCCCTTACCCACGCCGGGGATCGCCTTCATCACGTCTTCGATGCGGGCCGACGCCGGCGTGGTGATCAGCGCGTCACACAACCCCTACCAGGACAACGGCATCAAGCTCTTCGCTGCTGACGGCTTCAAGTTGCCCGACGAGGTGGAGGCGGAACTCGAACGCGCGATGACCGCGATCGAGGACGGTGACGAGTCGTTCGCGGCCGGCGCGGACGAATTGGGTAAGGCGACCCGCATTGACGATGCGGAGGGCCGATACATCCAGTCGCTCAAGCACGCATTCCCCCGTGACCGCACGCTCGACGGCGTTCGGGTGGTGGTCGATTGCGCCAACGGCGCGGCCTACCAGGTGGCGCCCCGTGTTTTCGACGAGCTCGGCGCCGACGTGATCGAGCTCGGGGCCAGTCCCGACGGTCGCAACATCAACGAGCGCTGCGGCGCCTTGTTTCCAGAGAACGCGGCGGCCGAGGTGAAGCGGACCCGGGCCGAGGTGGGTGTGGCGCTCGATGGCGATGCCGATCGGGTGATACTCATCGACGAGCGCGGCCAGGTGGTCGACGGTGACCAGATCCTCGCGATTCTGGGACAGCACCTCAAGAAGCAGGGCCGCTTGCCTGGCAACACCGTGGTGGCCACCGTGATGTCGAACTTGGGGCTCGAGCGCGCGCTCGCAAGCCACGGCATCGAGCTTTTGCGCACCGCCGTGGGCGATCGTTACGTGGTGGAGGCGATGCGCGCGGGGGGCTTCATGCTGGGCGGGGAACAATCGGGGCACGTCCTTTCGCTCGAGCACGCCACCACGGGTGATGGCACGATGGCGGCCCTCCTGGTGATGGCGGTGATGACCGAGACCGGCAAGCCGCTTTCCGAGCTGGCGCGGGCCATGACGCGCTTCCCGCAAGTTCTGGTGAACTTCCGCGTTCCGCAGAAGATCCCGCTCGAGGAGCTGCCCGAGGTGCAGAGGGTCATCTGCGAGGTGGAAACGGAACTCGGACAGAACGGACGCGTGGTGGTGCGCTATTCGGGCACGGAGTCGAAGGCCCGTGTGATGATCGAGGGCAGCGACGAGGGGCACATCGCCGCGCGTGCCGAGGACATCGCGAAAGCGATGCAAAAAGCGCTCGCGCTCTAA
- a CDS encoding cytochrome c has product MNMQLRSLRGTGDATRGGLAVSTALFASLFAVGACAPGVTSGGSDDDTGGQAGRDGEGGSGQGGAGQGGSSSTDDQGGAGSGAGGLEGSALGGTGGSPEAPMPVKRICIEAGSEVKPDPATLNGVYALNCAGCHGATGQGVGKFPKLTEDKGFEAFSKIVREGKEGAVAGVMPAFSDSHLSESELLQVYVTLAGKTLKADRTLGCNGASPLDEAAIARAFETGLKEWRAPDHEAASCASCHGPMPIDLAYIGYDDATIFRRALKHITEAQTRAVIDFVHAIRAKYGIAGPKNFLEFRPFQPGGLVISGATPAERDHKFGLNLKQAAPTLFDGVLDTKAEALKAKDELLAINPRTFPIGMPLNRWTEDIHHGKEHGTLNEWIPDRPHIPVDKAAETALYALHDKYIANPTWENLWAIQDAGKTLTKLTGVTTPNAMAPGYNEHDDFAFRSYGLKYESVLFAQHHFLEELRGRPGLSKMSASPFPGRNSLWELGDLARTRDSVFFSKDCRGSWNTCLGLPADAVEKIDQAQDPRAMLKDLKLAWFWVGWFFDTTLYRTSGSNSTKVSEYFTGELYERGYFNHTVYHRFRKNLAAAYEHQGKEKDVDGPAGIDHSWAHTYGYYMGYNRGLELDKMPKDPEALALYKILAGNTFRMMMLLTIEHIQRTGKVSDREIMRPIYRSTMPIQFSEKHESAETLAKTKQLVDEYEAAVDAACDRRPLRYGELTYPKHCGP; this is encoded by the coding sequence ATGAACATGCAGCTTCGTTCATTGAGGGGCACCGGCGACGCGACGCGCGGTGGACTTGCCGTCAGCACGGCCCTTTTCGCATCGCTATTCGCCGTGGGGGCCTGTGCCCCGGGCGTCACCTCCGGGGGCAGCGACGACGACACGGGCGGCCAAGCCGGGCGCGACGGTGAGGGCGGATCCGGTCAGGGCGGCGCGGGCCAGGGCGGATCCAGCTCCACCGACGACCAAGGCGGCGCCGGCAGCGGAGCGGGCGGCCTGGAAGGCAGTGCCTTGGGGGGTACGGGGGGAAGCCCCGAGGCGCCCATGCCCGTCAAACGCATCTGCATCGAGGCGGGAAGCGAGGTCAAACCCGACCCGGCCACGCTGAACGGCGTCTACGCGCTCAACTGCGCGGGCTGCCACGGCGCCACCGGTCAGGGCGTCGGCAAGTTTCCGAAGCTCACCGAAGACAAGGGCTTCGAGGCCTTCTCGAAGATCGTGCGCGAGGGCAAAGAAGGCGCCGTGGCAGGCGTGATGCCCGCCTTCTCGGATTCGCACCTTTCGGAAAGCGAGCTGCTGCAGGTCTACGTGACCCTCGCGGGCAAGACCCTCAAGGCCGACCGGACCCTCGGCTGTAACGGCGCAAGCCCGCTCGACGAGGCGGCCATCGCGCGCGCCTTCGAGACGGGCCTCAAAGAATGGCGCGCTCCGGACCATGAAGCCGCTTCGTGTGCCAGCTGCCACGGCCCGATGCCCATCGACCTAGCGTACATCGGCTACGACGACGCCACGATCTTCCGCCGGGCGCTCAAGCACATCACCGAGGCGCAAACGCGTGCCGTCATCGACTTCGTGCACGCCATCCGCGCCAAGTACGGCATCGCAGGCCCGAAGAACTTCCTCGAGTTTCGGCCCTTCCAGCCGGGCGGCCTCGTCATCTCGGGGGCCACACCCGCGGAACGGGACCACAAGTTTGGCCTGAACCTCAAACAGGCAGCCCCCACGCTCTTCGACGGCGTGCTGGACACCAAGGCCGAGGCCTTGAAGGCCAAGGACGAGCTTTTGGCCATCAACCCCCGGACCTTCCCCATCGGAATGCCGCTCAACCGCTGGACCGAAGACATTCACCACGGCAAGGAGCACGGCACGCTCAACGAGTGGATCCCGGACAGGCCCCACATCCCGGTGGACAAAGCCGCCGAAACAGCGCTCTACGCCCTGCACGACAAGTACATCGCCAACCCCACGTGGGAGAACCTGTGGGCCATCCAGGACGCTGGTAAAACGCTCACCAAGCTGACCGGCGTCACCACACCGAACGCCATGGCGCCCGGCTACAACGAACACGACGACTTCGCTTTCCGATCGTACGGTCTCAAGTACGAGTCCGTGCTCTTCGCGCAGCACCACTTCCTCGAAGAGCTGCGGGGACGACCGGGCCTCTCCAAGATGAGCGCGTCGCCCTTCCCCGGCCGAAACAGCCTTTGGGAGCTGGGTGACCTGGCCCGCACCCGCGACAGCGTGTTCTTCTCCAAAGATTGCAGGGGAAGCTGGAATACCTGCCTCGGCCTGCCGGCTGACGCCGTCGAGAAGATCGACCAAGCGCAAGACCCACGGGCGATGCTGAAAGACCTCAAGCTTGCGTGGTTCTGGGTGGGCTGGTTCTTCGACACCACCCTCTACCGCACCAGCGGCAGCAACTCGACGAAAGTGTCCGAGTACTTCACCGGCGAGCTCTACGAGCGCGGCTACTTCAATCACACGGTTTATCACCGCTTCCGCAAGAACCTGGCTGCGGCCTACGAACACCAGGGCAAAGAGAAGGACGTGGATGGGCCAGCCGGGATCGACCATTCTTGGGCGCATACCTACGGCTACTACATGGGCTACAACCGCGGCCTCGAGCTCGACAAGATGCCGAAGGATCCGGAGGCCCTCGCGCTCTACAAAATCCTGGCGGGCAACACCTTTCGCATGATGATGTTGCTTACCATTGAGCACATTCAGCGCACCGGCAAGGTGAGCGACCGGGAGATCATGCGACCCATTTACAGGTCGACCATGCCCATCCAGTTCTCGGAAAAGCACGAGTCCGCCGAGACGCTCGCGAAGACGAAGCAGCTCGTAGACGAATACGAAGCCGCCGTGGATGCAGCCTGCGACCGGCGTCCACTCCGCTACGGCGAGCTAACCTACCCCAAGCACTGCGGCCCCTGA
- the folP gene encoding dihydropteroate synthase, protein MRIGTTARGRADTLLAGVLNVTPDSFSDGGRFVTPEAAVSAALKMVEEGAHWIDVGGESTRPGAPMVSPAEERARVLPVIELLVPALAGRAWVSIDTYKAETAEAALQAGARVVNDVSGGLMDPEILRVAARHEAPIVLGHLRGTPQSMMEAVAFDDVVSEVQHELVERVAAARAAGCARLFIDPGIGFGKRLAENLALMRGLQGLRKALGLPMMLGLSRKRFLGELTGRNVNERGMGTAAALAWAVAQGVECLRVHDVAAAKDVVAVSEALLQPHRGPD, encoded by the coding sequence ATGCGCATCGGGACGACCGCGAGGGGCCGGGCAGACACCCTGTTGGCCGGAGTGCTGAACGTGACCCCGGATTCGTTTTCGGACGGCGGGCGCTTTGTCACCCCCGAGGCCGCCGTGTCCGCGGCGCTGAAGATGGTCGAAGAGGGCGCACACTGGATCGACGTGGGCGGGGAGTCGACGCGACCGGGTGCACCGATGGTCTCCCCGGCCGAAGAGCGTGCGCGGGTGCTGCCCGTCATCGAGTTGCTGGTGCCGGCGCTTGCGGGCCGCGCATGGGTCTCGATCGACACCTATAAAGCCGAGACGGCTGAAGCGGCGCTCCAGGCGGGGGCGCGTGTGGTGAATGACGTCTCGGGAGGTCTGATGGACCCTGAGATACTACGAGTGGCGGCACGCCACGAGGCTCCGATCGTGCTCGGGCACCTGCGGGGCACGCCTCAATCCATGATGGAGGCCGTGGCGTTTGACGACGTCGTGAGTGAGGTGCAACACGAGCTGGTGGAGCGGGTGGCGGCCGCGCGGGCGGCGGGGTGCGCTCGCCTCTTCATCGACCCCGGGATTGGGTTCGGCAAGCGGCTGGCTGAAAATCTGGCGTTGATGCGCGGTCTCCAAGGGCTGCGCAAGGCCCTGGGGCTTCCCATGATGTTGGGTCTGTCCCGGAAGCGCTTCCTTGGTGAGCTGACCGGGCGCAACGTGAACGAGCGAGGCATGGGTACAGCCGCAGCGCTCGCCTGGGCCGTGGCACAAGGGGTGGAGTGCCTGCGCGTGCACGATGTCGCCGCGGCAAAAGATGTCGTGGCGGTCTCCGAGGCACTCCTGCAGCCCCACCGCGGGCCGGACTAG
- the ftsH gene encoding ATP-dependent zinc metalloprotease FtsH gives MLILAFFVVWQLLGQRPAQNQVAFSTFIQQVESHPEEIKALRVRMSDNFAEFQGTEKDGTQFISTGYIGESLLEKLNKSGVNYEVVREAEGGFWQQVIITWLPMIVLVGLFLLFMRQLQVGGGKAMSFGKSRAKLLSENSRKITFADVAGIEEARDEVEEIISFLRDPKKFTRLGGRIPKGVLMMGPPGTGKTLLARAIAGEAGVPFFSISGSDFVEMFVGVGASRVRDLFEQGKKNAPCIIFIDEIDAVGRHRGAGLGGGHDEREQTLNQLLVEMDGFESNDGVILIAATNRPDVLDPALLRPGRFDRRIIVPRPDVKGRSGILKVHTKKVPLSGDVDLEVLARGTPGFSGADLENLVNEAALLAARADKDRVAHLDLEMAKDKVLMGPERRSLIISEREKRVTAYHEAGHALVGKMVKSTDPIHKVTIIPRGRALGLTQQLPEEDRLNMSKEAAVDQIAVAMGGRVAEEIIFGQITTGASNDLQVASDLARKMVCEWGMSDKLGPLHFGHREEMVFLGRDFNEQRDYSEQTAIEIDAEVRRIVTENYNRAKQIVGEHVEKLKRLAEALLEYETLDGQDIDLVFLGQPLGRPPVPRPTRPAAEPKVEKEKASFLPGRLPEPEKA, from the coding sequence ATGCTGATCCTGGCCTTCTTCGTGGTCTGGCAGCTCCTCGGGCAGCGGCCCGCGCAGAACCAGGTTGCCTTTTCGACATTCATCCAGCAGGTCGAAAGCCATCCCGAAGAAATCAAAGCGCTCCGTGTGCGGATGAGCGACAACTTCGCTGAGTTCCAAGGCACGGAGAAAGACGGAACCCAATTCATCTCCACCGGGTACATCGGTGAGAGCCTGCTCGAGAAGCTCAACAAGTCGGGCGTGAACTACGAAGTGGTTCGCGAGGCCGAAGGCGGTTTTTGGCAACAGGTGATCATCACCTGGCTGCCCATGATCGTTTTGGTGGGGCTTTTCCTGCTCTTCATGAGACAGCTGCAAGTGGGCGGGGGCAAAGCGATGAGCTTCGGCAAATCCCGCGCGAAGCTGCTGTCGGAAAACTCGCGCAAGATTACCTTCGCGGACGTCGCGGGCATCGAAGAGGCCCGCGACGAAGTGGAAGAGATCATCTCATTCCTGCGGGACCCCAAGAAGTTCACGCGCCTCGGGGGGCGTATCCCGAAGGGGGTCCTGATGATGGGGCCTCCTGGCACGGGCAAGACCTTGCTCGCCCGCGCCATCGCCGGTGAAGCGGGTGTTCCCTTCTTCTCCATCAGCGGTTCGGACTTCGTCGAGATGTTCGTAGGCGTTGGCGCAAGCCGCGTGCGCGACCTGTTCGAGCAGGGAAAAAAGAACGCTCCCTGTATCATCTTCATCGACGAAATCGATGCCGTGGGCCGTCACCGGGGCGCAGGCCTGGGGGGCGGTCACGACGAGCGCGAGCAGACGCTGAACCAGCTGCTCGTGGAGATGGACGGCTTCGAGTCGAACGACGGCGTCATCCTGATCGCCGCCACGAACCGTCCTGACGTGCTCGACCCCGCGCTGCTACGCCCGGGGCGCTTCGACCGGCGCATCATCGTGCCCCGGCCGGACGTGAAGGGGCGTTCGGGCATCCTGAAAGTGCACACGAAGAAGGTGCCGCTTTCGGGCGACGTCGACCTCGAGGTTCTCGCGCGCGGCACACCGGGGTTCTCGGGGGCCGATCTCGAGAACCTGGTGAACGAGGCCGCTTTGCTCGCGGCGCGGGCCGACAAGGACCGCGTGGCACACCTGGATCTGGAGATGGCGAAAGACAAGGTCCTCATGGGACCGGAACGTCGTTCGCTCATCATCAGCGAGCGGGAAAAGCGGGTCACCGCTTACCACGAGGCAGGCCATGCGCTCGTGGGCAAGATGGTGAAGTCGACCGATCCCATCCACAAGGTCACGATCATTCCGCGAGGCCGTGCGCTGGGGCTCACCCAGCAGCTGCCCGAGGAGGATCGCCTGAACATGTCGAAGGAGGCGGCGGTGGACCAGATCGCCGTGGCCATGGGGGGACGCGTAGCCGAAGAGATCATCTTTGGTCAGATCACGACGGGTGCGTCGAACGATCTGCAGGTGGCAAGCGATCTGGCACGTAAGATGGTGTGCGAGTGGGGCATGTCCGACAAGCTGGGACCGCTGCACTTCGGGCACCGGGAGGAGATGGTGTTCCTGGGGCGCGACTTTAACGAGCAGCGCGACTACAGCGAGCAAACGGCCATCGAGATCGACGCAGAGGTTCGGCGCATCGTGACCGAGAACTATAACCGCGCCAAGCAGATCGTGGGCGAGCACGTCGAGAAGCTCAAGCGACTCGCCGAGGCGTTGCTCGAGTACGAGACGCTCGACGGCCAGGACATCGACCTGGTGTTCCTGGGGCAGCCCCTGGGGCGCCCCCCGGTGCCACGACCTACGCGGCCCGCCGCTGAGCCCAAGGTGGAAAAGGAAAAAGCCTCTTTCTTGCCAGGGCGTTTGCCCGAGCCAGAAAAGGCATGA